CGAGATGGTCATGCCCGGTGACCACGTAGTCATCACTGCCGAGCTGATCCATGCTATCGCTATGGAAGAGCAGCTGCAGTTCGCTATCCGCGAAGGCGGCAGGACCGTAGGCGCCGGTATCGTTACCGAGATCATCGAATAGTTTGGCGGAGCGTCGCAAGACGCTCCCTTATCGGAGATATTCATGAGTAAAGACAATAAGATTCGTATCAAGCTGAAGTCCTTTGATGCCCGTTTGCTGGATCAGAGCGCTGCCAAGCTGGTGGATACGGTGCGCAACACCGGCGCCACGGTTTCGGGCCCTGTGATGCTCCCCACCGAGAAGGACATCTACTGCGTAAACAGAGGCACGACCATAGACAAGGAGTCTATGGAGCATTTTGAGACCAGGACGCACAAGAGACTCATAGACATTTACAGCAACGGTCCCAAGACCATTGATGCATTGTTCAAGCTTGAACTGCCCTGCGGCGTAGATATAGAATTTAAGGTGCCACAATAAAATGATTAACGGTATAATCGGAAAGAAAATAGGAATGACCCAGGTCTTTGATGAAATGGGCAACCTTACTGCCGTGACTGTTGTCGAAGCAGGTCCCTGCGTAGTGACGCAGATCAAGACTGCCGAGAAGGACGGCTACGAGGCTGTGCAGATCGCATTTGGCGACGTCAAGGACAAGCGCGTCCCCAAGCCTATGAAGGGTCATTTTGCCAAAGCCGGTTCTCCCTGCAAGAGGACCGTAAAAGAGATCAAGGTAGATGCTCTCGACGAAGTCAAAGTCGGCGACGAGATCAAGGCGGATATCTTCTCCACCGGCGATCTTATCAAGGTCACCGGCACCAGCAAAGGCAAGGGTTTTGCCGGCGCTGTCAAGAGATATCACTTCCATGGCGGCGAAGCCACTCACGGCTCCATGTTCCACCGCAAGCCCGCTTCCGGCGGCGCCACCGACGCGGCCAGGACCTTCAAGGGCTCCAGGAGACCGGGACACATGGGTAACAAGCAGACCACTCAGAGAGGTCTGTCCGTCTATAGAGTAGATGCTTTCAGAAATGTGATACTGGTTGCAGGCAGCATCCCCGGACCCAACGGCGGCACTGTTGTCATCACCAGACAGCTGCCCGGAGGATAATAATGGCTAAGACACAAATTCTCAATATGGCCGGAACGTCAGCCGGTGAGATAGAATTGAAGGATGACATATTTGCAGTGGAGCCCAACGTAGCTCTGATGCATCAGGTGGTCGTGGCCGAGGAATCCAACGCCCGCCAGGGGACCCATGACACCAAGAACAGGGCCCTCATCACCGGCGGCGGCATCAAGCCCTTCCGCCAGAAGGGTACCGGCCGGGCCAGACAGGGCTCCATCCGCGCGCCCCATATGTATCACGGCGCAGTGGTGTTCGGCCCTCATCCCAGAAGCTACAGACAGGCTGCTCCCCGCAAGATGAGACACAGCGCGGTGAAGTCCGCCTTTTCGTCCCGTCTCACCGACGGCGATATCATCGTGGTGGACGAGATCAGGCTGGACTCTGTCAGCACCAAGGCTTTCAACGGCTTTGTCAAGGCCGTGGGAGCCGCAGGCAAGGTGCTGGTCATCATCGCCGGCGACAACGAGATCGTGTGGAAGTCTGCCCGCAACATACCCGGCATGTGCCTGAGAGTTGCTCCGCAGATGAGCACCCGCGACATTCTCGCGGCCGACAAGATCATCATCGAATCGGCTGCCATTGGCAAACTGGAGGAGGTTCTGTTAAAATGAGAGACGGCTACACCATACTCAAGCGGCCTGTCATTACGGAAAAGGCCATGGACCTGACCGCCGACGGCGTGTACACCTTTGAGGTGGCCATGGACTCCAACAAGATAGAGATCCGCAATGCTGTCGAGACGGCCTTCAACGTCAAGGTCGCCAAGGTCAACACCCTGATCGTAAACGGCAAGAAAAAGAACGGTTACAGCAGACAGGGCAGGGGCCGCCGCGTCACCGGTACGACGGCGCCCTGGAAGAAGGCCTATGTGACCCTGCAGGAAGGCTACAAGATAGACATTTACGAAGGAGCCTAAACAGAAATGGCACTCAGAAGATACAAACCGATCACTCCCGCCCGCAGATACTATTCGGTATCTACCTTTGAGGAAATCACCAAGACCGTTCCCGAAAAGAGCCTCCTTGCTCCCATGAAGAACAAGGGCGGCCGCAACAACACGGGCCGGCTCACGGTGCGCCACCAGGGCGGCGCAGTCAAAAAGCAGTACAGGATCATCGATTTCAAGAGAAACAAGTTCGGTATAGAAGGCAAGGTGGCCGCCATTGAGTACGACCCCAACAGGAGCTGCCGCATAGCTCTCATCAACTACACCGACGGCGAAAAGCGCTACATCCTGTGTCCCATGGACCTGGCGGTAGGCAGCACCGTGGTTTCCGGCGAAAGAGTGGATCCCCGTCCGGGCAATTCCATGCCTCTTGCCAACATACCTCTCGGTACCCTGGTCCACAACGTGGAGCTGAAGCCGGGCAAGGGCGGCCAGATAGTCCGCTCGGCAGGCAACAGCGCCCAGATCATGGCCAAGGAAGGCAAGTACGTCACCCTCAGGCTGCCCTCCGGCGAGATGAGGAACGTGCTGGGCGTGTGCTACGCCACCATAGGCAGAGTAGGCAACGAGGACCATGCCAACATATCCGTCGGCAAGGCCGGCAGAAACCGCTGGCTGGGCAAGCGCCCCACCGTCCGCGGCGTTGCCATGAACCCCTGCGACCACGCTCACGGAGGCGGCGAAGGCAAGTCTCCCGTTGGCCGCAAGACGCCTGTGTCCAAGTGGGGCAAGCCCGCTCACGGCACCAAGACCAGAAAGCCCAAGCTGGCATCCAACAGGCTGATCGTTCGCAGAAGAGACAAAAAGTAGAGGAAAGACATGGCTAGATCATTGAAGAAAGGCCCTTATGCCGACCCCAAGCTGCTTGCCAAGATCGAGAAGATGAACGAGTCCGGCTCCAAGTCTGTCATACAGACCTGGTCCCGCCGCTCCACCATATTCCCTCAGATGATCGGACACACCATCGGTGTGCACGACGGCAGAAAGCACGTACCCGTATTTATCAGTGAAAATATGGTGGGTCACAAGCTGGGTGAATTTGCTATCACCCGCACTTTCAGAGGGCATCAAAAGTCTGAGAAGACTTCGAAATAACCGAACCGGCGGAAAGGGCGGGATGCCCTTCTCCCTCTTTCCGCATCACAGAGCAGCCAGGCGCTGCACAAAATCTATAATTATGTTTTCCCAATGCAGAGGTGCATTGGATGATGGAGGTCACAAAAGTAATGGCTGAAGACAAAATGCAAGCTATTGCAAAAGCACGCAACGTGAGAACCTCGCCGCGCAAGGCTCGTCTTGTCATCGACGTAGTCAGAGGCAAGAGAGTCGACGAAGCTTTGGCTATGCTTCAGTTCACGCCGAACAAAGCAGCCAGACTGATCGAAAAAGTGGTTCGGTCAGCTGCAGCCAATGCCGAAAACAACTACCATATGGACGCCAAGAACCTGAAGATAGGTCTGGCCATGGTAGATGGCGGCCCACTGATGAAAAGACTCAGATACGCTCCCATGGGACGGGGTTACAGGATGGTCAAGAGACTGAGCCACATCACCATAGGCGTGGAAGAGTGCGAGCCTTCGGTAAAGAAGGCCAAAACCGCCGCGAGCGTCAAGGCTCAGGAAGCAGGATCTGAAGGAGGACAGGAATAAATGGGACAAAAAGTCAACCCCATAGGTCTTCGTATTGGCGTAAACAGAGATTGGGATTCCAAGTGGTATGCCAATGACAAGGATTTTGCCAAGAAGCTTTTGGAAGATGTCAAGATAAGAAAGACTCTGAAGAAGCAGCTCTATGAAGATGCTGTTTCCTCGGTGGAGATCGAGAGACCTGCAGGCAACAAGGTGCGGGTCACCATCAACGCCGCCAAGGCGGGCCACATCATCGGCCGCGGCGGAGAGGGCATCGAAAGGGTGCGCAAGACAGTGGAAAAGCTGTGCGCCGACAAGACCCAGGTGTCCATCAACGTAGTGGAGATAGTCACTCCCGAGACCAACGCCCAGCTGGTAGCCGAGTCCATCGCCCAGCAGATAGAAAAGCGTATATCTCCCAAGAGGGCTATGAAGCAGTCCGTCAAGAGAGCCATGTTCGCCGGAGCCAAGGGCATCAAGGTCCGCTGCGCCGGCCGTCTGTCCGGCGCCGAAATGGCCCGTATAGAGAAGGAAAATGACGGCAAGGTGCCTCTTCACACTCTCCGGGCCGACATAGACTACGGCTTTGCCGAAGCCTGGACCCAGTACGGTCACATCGGCGTCAAGGTGTGGATATACAAGGGCGACGTGCTTCCCGGCCACAGAAGAAAGCTGCAGGAAGCCAATCCCAGAAAGAACAAGAAGTTCGGCGCCCACAAGGGCGGCGTGAGACGCCGCAATCCTAATAACAGCAGGGGGAACAAGCGAAATGTTGATGCCTAAAAAAACCAAGTACAGAAAGCAGCAGCGCGGTTCTCGCAAGGGCGTAGCCACCAAGGGCAATACTGTAGTATTCGGTGAGTTCGGCCTTCAGTCACAGGAAGCCGCCTGGATCACCGCCAACCAGATCGAAGCCGCCAGAGTCGCCATGACCCGTTATATGAAGAGAGGCGGCCAGGTGTGGATACGCATCTTTCCCGACAAGCCTATCACCAAGAAGCCTGCCGAGACCCGTATGGGTAAGGGCAAGGGCAATCCCGAGGGATGGGTCGCTGTTGTGAAGCCCGGAAGAGTCATGTTTGAGATCGGCGGCGTAGCCCCCGAGATCGCATACGAAGCGGCCAGGCTGGCCATTCACAAGCTGCCTATCAGCGTGAAGGTCATTACCAAAGAGGAGGGAGCATAGTGAAGTCCACAGAATACAACAGCAAGGTCAAAGCAGCATCCGACGCCGAACTGGAGAAGATGCTCGCCGACGAGAGAAAGAATCTCTTTACTCTCAGGCAGCAGAAGGCTTTCAGACAGCTGGACAACGTTCACGCTATCCCCGAAGCCAAGAAGAACATCGCTCGCATCCTCACCGAGATGAGAGACCGCGAGATAAAAGGATAACAGGTCATGGATAGAGGAAGAAGAAAGATCAGGACCGGTCAGGTCATCAGTGACAAAATGGATAAGACTGTCGTAGTGTCCATCACATCTCTTGTGAAGCATCCTCTCTACGGAAGATTCGTCAAGAAGACCAAGAAGTTCAAGGCCCATGACGAAAACAACGAGTGCGGCATCGGCGATACCATAGAGATCATGGAGACGCGTCCTTTGTCCAAAGATAAGCGCTGGCGTTTTTCTCGCATGATAGAAAAGGCCAAATAATAGGATCTTGGGGCTTTCTCGTGGTAAGACGGCGTCCTTTCACACCGCCTTAAGCCTTGAAAGCCCGCATATTGAAAGGAAACAAGTATGGTACAGATTTATTCCCGTTTGAAGGCCGCTGACAACAGCGGCGCCAAGGAAATACTCGTCATCAGAGTATTGAAGGGCTCCAATACCAGATACGCCGGCATCGGCGACATCATAGTAGGGGCGGTGAAGTCCGCCACCCCCGGCGCCACCGTCAAGAAGAGCGAGGTGGTGAGAGCCGTTGTAGTCCGCACCAAGAGAGATATCTGCCGCCCCGACGGTTCCATTCTGCGTTTTGACGACAACGCAGCGGTGGTCATCAACAACAACAACGAGCCCCGCGGAACACGTATTTTCGGACCTGTGGCAAGAGAGCTCAGAGACAGCGGTTTCATGAGAATAGTGTCTCTTGCTCCTGAAGTGCTGTAGTCGGAGGGTGATTATCATGAAAAAATTCAAAGCAGCCTATAATGGCAAACTGAAGCTGAAGAAGGGCGACGAGATCATCGTTCTTTCCGGCAAGGACAAGGGCAAGCGGGGCAAGGTCATCGAGGCAATGCCCGACACGGGCGAAGTGAGAGTTGACGGCATCAACATAGTGAAGAAGCACCAGAAGAGCCGCGCCACTACCACCAGAGCCATCGCCCAGCAGCAGTCCGGCGAGATCACCATGCCCGCCGCCATCAGCGCTGAAAAGGTGATGCTCATCTGCCCCAAGTGCGGCAAGCAGACCAGGATAGCCAAGGACGTGACGTCCGCCGGCGTTTCTGCCCGCAAGTGCAAGAAGTGCCGCGAGTGGATCGACGAGTAGGAGCATACAATGGCAAGATTAAAAGATATATACAAGCAGGACGTGGTTCCCGCTCTGATGGACAAGTTCCAGTACAAGAACATCATGCAGGTGCCCAAGGTCACCAAAGTGGTGGTCAGCATGGGCGTGGGCGCCGCTATCCAGGACCCCAAGATCATGGACGGCGCTGTCAGCGACATCACCAAGATCACCGGTCAGAAGCCCCTGGTCATCAAGTCCAGAAAGTCCATCTCCAACTTCAAGCTCCGCGAGGGCATGAAGGTGGGGACCAAGGTGACTCTCCGCGGCGCCATGATGTACGAGTTTCTCGACCGCTTCTTCAACATCGCTCTGCCCCGTGTCCGCGACTTTCAGGGCATAGACACCGAGAGCTTTGACGGCCGCGGCAATTTTTCCACCGGTCTGAAGGAACAGCTGGTATTCCCCGAGATCGCCTATGACAAGATAGACCGCATCAGAGGTATGAATATCGCTATTTGCACCTCTGCCAACACCGACGAGGAAGGAAGAGAGCTGCTGAAGGCTCTGGGACTTCCCTTCAAGAGATGATCTGAGGGAGCCGAATCATGAAAAATTATCCCGTTGATGCGATCAGAAACATCGCCCTGGCCGGTCATGGCGGCACAGGCAAGACCACTTTGATCGAAGCGATGCTGTTCAACGCCGGCGTCACCAGCCGCCTGGGCAAGGTGGACGACGGCAACACCGTGTCGGACTACGACGTGGACGAAGTGTCCCGCAAGATGAGCCTCTACACCACGGTGTGCCCCCTGGAGTGGAAGGACACCAAGATCAATCTGGTGGACACTCCGGGCTTTGCCGACTTTATCGGCGACGTCATCGGAGCCATGAGCGCCGTGGAGACCGCCCTCATAGTGGTTGACGGCAGCGGCACCGTGGAAGTGGGCACCGACAACGCCTGGGAAAAGGCCACCGAGGCCGGCATCGCCAAGATATTCTTTATCAACAAGCACGACAAGGAAAACATGAGCTGGAGCGGCACCATCGACGCCCTCCGGGACGCCTACGGTCACGAAGTCACCCCCGTGTATATCCCCATCGGCAAGGAAGCCGGTTTTTCCGGTGTGGTGGACATCCTGAACAAGAAGGCTTACAAATACGACGCGGCCAGGAAGGCCTCTGCGGAGATCGACATCCCCGCGGATATGACCGACCAGGCCGAGGAGCTCAGAGCCCAGCTTATCGAAAACATCGCCGAGGTGGATGACGAGCTCACCGAAAAGTATCTGCTGGAAGACACTCTCTCCGAAGAGGATATAGCCTTCGGCTTCAAGAAGGGTATCAGCGAAGGCAAGTTTTATCCCGTGCTGGTGGGCTCCGCTGCCCTCAACGTGGGCATAGACAATCTGATGGACTTCATAGCCGCATACTGCCCCGCTCCCAAGGTGGAGGAGGGCGGCCTGAAGGCCCGCGTGTTCAAGACTCTGGCAGACCCCTACGTGGGCAAGCTGACCTACTTCAAGGTCATCTCCGGCACCTTTTCCGGTGATTCGAGGGTCTATGACGTGAACACCGAAAAAGAAGAGAGAGTGGGCCAGGTCTATCACGTGCTGGGCAAGACCCAGACAGGCGTCAGCGAGATCAGCACAGGCGACATAGGCGCCGTAGCCAAGCTGGCATCGGTGCAGACCGGCGACACTCTGGGCGAAAAGACCACCGAGGCTCTGCCCGCCCTGAACTTCCCCGAGCCCGTATACGCTCTGGCCGTCAAGGCCGCCAACAAGGCTGCCGAGGACAAGATGGGCCCCGCCTTTGCCAAGCTGATGGAAGAGGATCCCACCTTCAAGACCTATCGCGACAACGAGACCGGCCAGTCCATAGTCGCCAGCCTGGGTGACGTGCATCTGGGCATCACCATGGACAAGCTGAAGAGAAAGTTCGGCGTGGAGGTCACTACCGAGACCCCCAAGGTGGCCTACAGAGAGACCATCACCATCACAGCCGAGGCCCAGGGCAAGCACAAGAAGCAGACCGGCGGCAGCGGCCAGTACGGCGACTGTACCATCCGGATGGAGCCCATGCCCAGAGGCGGCGGCTACGAGTTCGTGGACGCCATCGTGGGCGGCGCCATACCCCGCCAGTATATACCTGCGGTGGACAAGGGCATCCAGGAAGCCATGACCAAGGGCATCCAGGCAGGCTGCCAGTGCGTGGACATCAAGATCACCTGCTTCGACGGCAGCTACCACCCCGTGGACTCCAAGGATATAGCCTTCCAGATGGCCGGCAAGATAGCCTTCAAGGTTGCGGCCGAAAAGGCAAAGCCCGTGATACTGGAGCCTATCATGAAGGTGAGGATCACAGTCCCCAGCGATTGTATGGGCGACGTGATGGGCGATCTGAACACGAAGCGCGGCAGAGTGGCAGGCATGGACGATGCGGGCGCCGGCAGGCAGATCATCAACGCTACCGTTCCTCAGAACGAGATGCTGAATTACTGCATAGAGCTTCGCTCCCTGTCCAAGGGCCGCGGCAAATTCACCAGTGAGTTTGACCACTACGAAGAAGCGCCCATGAACATCACTCAGAAGATCATTGCGGATTATGAAAAGTCCAAGGAAGAATAAAGAGGTTCTGTATGGCTAAAACATGTCTTATCGAAAAACAAAAGAGAGCGCCGAAGTTCAAGGTCAGAGCTTACAACCGCTGCGGCGTGTGCGGCAGGAGCCGCGGATACATCCGCAAGTTCGGCATTTGCCGCATCTGCTTCAGAGAGATGGCTCACCGCGGGCTTATCCCCGGCGTGACGAAATCCAGCTGGTAGTCAATTATCCGGAGGGCTCCGGGCCCTCCGGCAGCGCAAAGTATCGTCCCGATCAGACGATAACTGCGCACAGTATATTTTTATGCCGGTAAGTCAGGCGCCGCGAGGGGCAGCATACGCTGGCTATCGAAGGCTTGACACATTGTGAGCATTTTTGATAAAATATAAGATGGTCACTTGTTTTTATGGAGGATCACATATACAAATGATGGTTACAGACCCCGTTGCCGATTTGCTTACCAGAATAAGAAATGCAAATCAGGCAAGTCACGAATCCGCTCTTGTTCCTGCCAGCAAGCTGAACATGGAGCTGGTGAAGATCCTGGCCGACGAGGGCTTTATCAAGGGCTACGACATGGTAGCCGATGCGAAGTTCCCCACGGCCAAGGTGTATCTCAAATACGGCCCCAAGCAGGAAAAGATCATTACCAACCTGAAGAGGATATCCAAGCCCGGCCTGCGTGTTTACGTCAAGAGAGACGCAGTCCCCAGAGTGCTCCGCGGCCTGGGTATCGCTATCATCAGCACCTCCAAGGGTGTGATGGTGGACCGCGAGGCCCGCAAGCTGGGCATCGGCGGCGAAGTGTTGTGTTACGTGTGGTAGGAGGACAGCAATGAGTAGAATAGGAAAGCTGCCCATCGCCATACCCAAGGGCGTGGAAGTCAAGCTGGATGCCACCAACATCAACGTCAAGGGCCCCAAGGGCTCTCTGGACGTCGCTCTTCATCCCGACATCACTGTCAAGGTGGAGGACGGCAACATAGTATGCACCAGACCCACCGACAGACCCGAGCACAGGAGTCTGCACGGTCTGATGAGGGCTCTGATCAACAACGCTGTGACAGGCGTCACCGCCGGCTTTGAAAAGAAGCTCAATATCATCGGCGTGGGCTACCGCTGCGAAATGGCGGGCAAGAATCTGAAGCTGATCGTCGGCTATTCCAACGACGTGATCATAGAGCCTCTGGAGGGCATCACCTTTGAATGCGGTATCGAAGGCCCTCAGAGAACTCCCTTTATCTTTGTCCGCGGTATCAGCAAGGAGACCGTAGGCCAGCAGGCCGCCCTTATACGCCGGGTGCGTCCTCCCGAGCCCTACAAGGGCAAGGGTATCCGCTATGCGGGCGAATACGTGCGCCGCAAGGTGGGCAAGGCCGCAGTCAAAAAATAATCGTTACCCATCCGCGCCGCTGCCTGACGCAGCGGCCGCGGTCAGGTATATCCGGTCTGTTGTCACAGCCGCGTAAGTCTCAGAAATATCTATACCGGGAGACGGTGAGAGCCACAGCCTTGTGCGACGGTATTCATATTGGTATAGCGGCGTGAATCTTCCGGCCGGAGATCACCTATCTAATCTGAAGACGGAGGAAACAATGAAGAATTCCAAGGAAATGCTTCGCAAGAGAAGACATTTCAGACTGAGAAAAAAGCTCTCAGGCACCCAGGAAAAGCCGAGGCTGAACGTGTTCAGGAGCCTGAACAACATTTATGCCCAGGTCATCGATGACACTAAGGGAAGCACCCTGGTCGCAGCGTCAACTCTTGATGCGGCGATAAAGTCCGCTCTCGAAGGCAAGTCCAAGAAGGACGCCGCCAAGATGGTGGGCGAGCTTGTGGCCAAAAAGGCTCTCGAGGCCGGTATCACCACCGTGGTCTTTGACAGAGGCGGCTACAAGTATCACGGAAGAGTTGCTGCACTGGCTGAAGGGGCCCGTGAAGCCGGTTTGAAGTTTTAGGAGCGAAGTGATATGGCAAGAATTAATCCCGACAAGCTGAACCTTGAAGAGATAGTGATCAAAACCAACAGGGTCCAGAAGACCACCAAGGGCGGACGCACACTCAGCTTCAGCGTCCTGGTAGCCGTAGGCGACAAGGCCGGGCACGTGGGCGTTGGTCTGGGCAAAGCCGCTGCCGCTCCCGATGCCATCAGAAAGGGCGTGGAGGATGCCAAGAAGAACATCATATCCGTCCCTCTCGTTCACGGCACCGTTCCTCACGAGGTATTTGACAAGTACGGCGCTTCCAACGTGGTGGTAAAGCCTGCTTCTCACGGTACCGGAGTCGTGGCCGGCGGCGCAGTGAGACCCATTCTCGAGCTTGCCGGCGTGACCGACGTGCTGGCCAAGATACTGGGCTCGCGCAACGCAGTCAACGTGGCCAAGGCCACCATCAACTGCCTCAAGGATATGCAGGTAGCCGAGGACATCTGCGCTGCCCGCGATGCCAAGCTGGAGACCCTGGTCCCCTGGTATGCAAGACAGAGAAAGGCTGAGGCGGCCGATGCCGAGGCTCCGGCGGAGACTGCTGTTCCGGAACCGGCAGAGACCCCTGCAGCGGAGGAGGAGACAAATGCTTAAGATCACCCTTGTAAAGAGCCTTATCAAGAGCAAGCCCGACCAGATCGGCACAGTCCGCGCTCTGGGTCTCGGCAAGGTGGGCTCTGTAGTATTTCAGGCCGAAACAGACTGCATAAAGGGCATGATAGGCAAAGTCGGTCATCTCCTTTCCGTAGAGGTCGTATCAGACGAGGAGGCTTCCAAATAATGAGATTACACGATCTGAAACCCAATCCCGGCGCCAAGAAGGGCCGGAAAAGAATAGGCCGCGGCCCCGGCTCCGGCAGAGGCACTACCGCAGGACGCGGTATGAACGGTCAGAAGTCCCGCTCCGGCGGCGGCGTGATGGTGGGTTTTGAAGGAGGTCAGACTCCTCTCTACAGGAAGCTGCCTCACAGAAAAGGCTTCAAGAGCATCAACAAGAAGGAATACGTGGTAGTCAACGTGGCGGACCTGGACGTGTTTGAGGCCGGCTGCGAGATCACCATCCCCGTTTTGCAGGATGCCGGCATCATCAGCAACCTCAAGGACGGCGTGAAGATCCTGGGAGGCGGCGAGCTGTCCAAGGCCTTCACCGTCAAGGCAAACAAATTTTCCAAGTCGGCCATTGACAAAATTCAGGCTGCCGGAGGAACTGTGGAGGTCATCTAATGCTTGCATCTCTTATGGCTGCCATCCGCAGTCCTGAGCTGAAAAAACGTCTCCAATATCTCGTCCTGATGATGGCGGTGTACGTGTTGGGCCTGCATATCACTATCCCCGGCGTGGACCCCTCCAAGCTGTTCGGTGAAGGCGGGGCCTTCAGCGGCGGTCTGGTCGATATGATGGATATGTTCGGCGGCGGCGCATTCAAAAAATACGCCATCTTCGCCATGGGTATCATGCCCTACATCAACGCGTCCATTATCATGCAGCTTCTGACCATCGCTTTTCCCAACCTGGCTGCCATGCAGAAGGAAGGGCCTGCCGGTCAGAAAAAGATCAAGCAGTGGACCAGATGGCTCACGGGCATACTGGCCTTTTTCCAGTCGTTCATGATGACTATGGTGCTCAAGAACTCCAACGCCATCAATGACAACGGTCTGGGCTGGCTGTATATCGTGTATATAGCGGTCATCCTTACCGCAGGCACCTGCTTCCTGGTGTGGATGGGCGAGATGATCACCGAGAAGGGCATAGGCAACGGTGTATCCATCGTGATCTTTGCCGGTATCATGGTCACTCTTCCCTTCCAGCTGTTTTCGTCTGCGGCTCTGGCCGCTTCGTCCGGAGTGGGCGGCTGGTTCAGATATGCCCTGCTGCTCCTGGTGTTCGTGGCCACCGTAGCCTTTATGGTGTCCGTGACCCAGGCAGTGCGCAAGGTGCCCATTCAGAACGCCCGCCGCACCGTGGGCAACAAGGTGTACGGAGGCCAGGCGACCCACCTTCCCCTGAAGGTGAATTCCGCCGGCGTCATCCCCATCATCTTTGCCGTGTCCATACAGTATTTTCCTCTGACCATTGCCAACGCTCTGGCCCAGGGCAATACGGA
This DNA window, taken from Abditibacteriota bacterium, encodes the following:
- a CDS encoding type Z 30S ribosomal protein S14, whose amino-acid sequence is MAKTCLIEKQKRAPKFKVRAYNRCGVCGRSRGYIRKFGICRICFREMAHRGLIPGVTKSSW
- a CDS encoding 50S ribosomal protein L18: MKNSKEMLRKRRHFRLRKKLSGTQEKPRLNVFRSLNNIYAQVIDDTKGSTLVAASTLDAAIKSALEGKSKKDAAKMVGELVAKKALEAGITTVVFDRGGYKYHGRVAALAEGAREAGLKF
- the rpmD gene encoding 50S ribosomal protein L30; its protein translation is MLKITLVKSLIKSKPDQIGTVRALGLGKVGSVVFQAETDCIKGMIGKVGHLLSVEVVSDEEASK
- the rpsE gene encoding 30S ribosomal protein S5, giving the protein MARINPDKLNLEEIVIKTNRVQKTTKGGRTLSFSVLVAVGDKAGHVGVGLGKAAAAPDAIRKGVEDAKKNIISVPLVHGTVPHEVFDKYGASNVVVKPASHGTGVVAGGAVRPILELAGVTDVLAKILGSRNAVNVAKATINCLKDMQVAEDICAARDAKLETLVPWYARQRKAEAADAEAPAETAVPEPAETPAAEEETNA
- the rplE gene encoding 50S ribosomal protein L5, with translation MARLKDIYKQDVVPALMDKFQYKNIMQVPKVTKVVVSMGVGAAIQDPKIMDGAVSDITKITGQKPLVIKSRKSISNFKLREGMKVGTKVTLRGAMMYEFLDRFFNIALPRVRDFQGIDTESFDGRGNFSTGLKEQLVFPEIAYDKIDRIRGMNIAICTSANTDEEGRELLKALGLPFKR
- the rpsH gene encoding 30S ribosomal protein S8, which codes for MMVTDPVADLLTRIRNANQASHESALVPASKLNMELVKILADEGFIKGYDMVADAKFPTAKVYLKYGPKQEKIITNLKRISKPGLRVYVKRDAVPRVLRGLGIAIISTSKGVMVDREARKLGIGGEVLCYVW
- the secY gene encoding preprotein translocase subunit SecY; amino-acid sequence: MLASLMAAIRSPELKKRLQYLVLMMAVYVLGLHITIPGVDPSKLFGEGGAFSGGLVDMMDMFGGGAFKKYAIFAMGIMPYINASIIMQLLTIAFPNLAAMQKEGPAGQKKIKQWTRWLTGILAFFQSFMMTMVLKNSNAINDNGLGWLYIVYIAVILTAGTCFLVWMGEMITEKGIGNGVSIVIFAGIMVTLPFQLFSSAALAASSGVGGWFRYALLLLVFVATVAFMVSVTQAVRKVPIQNARRTVGNKVYGGQATHLPLKVNSAGVIPIIFAVSIQYFPLTIANALAQGNTDNWFVRFASDFAPGGSWWGSLIYAVGILLFTYFYTAVTFNVADVTDNLKKQGSYIPGIRPGKPTQEYLDKIMTRITLFGAIFLAIVALIQYYIPGWLGFGGTFSLIGGTSLLIVVGVALDTMQQIESQLLMRHYQGFIK
- the rplF gene encoding 50S ribosomal protein L6, translating into MSRIGKLPIAIPKGVEVKLDATNINVKGPKGSLDVALHPDITVKVEDGNIVCTRPTDRPEHRSLHGLMRALINNAVTGVTAGFEKKLNIIGVGYRCEMAGKNLKLIVGYSNDVIIEPLEGITFECGIEGPQRTPFIFVRGISKETVGQQAALIRRVRPPEPYKGKGIRYAGEYVRRKVGKAAVKK
- the rplO gene encoding 50S ribosomal protein L15; translated protein: MRLHDLKPNPGAKKGRKRIGRGPGSGRGTTAGRGMNGQKSRSGGGVMVGFEGGQTPLYRKLPHRKGFKSINKKEYVVVNVADLDVFEAGCEITIPVLQDAGIISNLKDGVKILGGGELSKAFTVKANKFSKSAIDKIQAAGGTVEVI
- a CDS encoding elongation factor G, giving the protein MKNYPVDAIRNIALAGHGGTGKTTLIEAMLFNAGVTSRLGKVDDGNTVSDYDVDEVSRKMSLYTTVCPLEWKDTKINLVDTPGFADFIGDVIGAMSAVETALIVVDGSGTVEVGTDNAWEKATEAGIAKIFFINKHDKENMSWSGTIDALRDAYGHEVTPVYIPIGKEAGFSGVVDILNKKAYKYDAARKASAEIDIPADMTDQAEELRAQLIENIAEVDDELTEKYLLEDTLSEEDIAFGFKKGISEGKFYPVLVGSAALNVGIDNLMDFIAAYCPAPKVEEGGLKARVFKTLADPYVGKLTYFKVISGTFSGDSRVYDVNTEKEERVGQVYHVLGKTQTGVSEISTGDIGAVAKLASVQTGDTLGEKTTEALPALNFPEPVYALAVKAANKAAEDKMGPAFAKLMEEDPTFKTYRDNETGQSIVASLGDVHLGITMDKLKRKFGVEVTTETPKVAYRETITITAEAQGKHKKQTGGSGQYGDCTIRMEPMPRGGGYEFVDAIVGGAIPRQYIPAVDKGIQEAMTKGIQAGCQCVDIKITCFDGSYHPVDSKDIAFQMAGKIAFKVAAEKAKPVILEPIMKVRITVPSDCMGDVMGDLNTKRGRVAGMDDAGAGRQIINATVPQNEMLNYCIELRSLSKGRGKFTSEFDHYEEAPMNITQKIIADYEKSKEE